Proteins co-encoded in one Scomber scombrus chromosome 14, fScoSco1.1, whole genome shotgun sequence genomic window:
- the LOC133994355 gene encoding uncharacterized protein LOC133994355 has translation MQLEVPCSPAPPVWLPSVHSGAPHAPISQLPRTVPEQTGRDGHLTAEVPRAQLIKAKTIKINSAVAAPAVPPPGKAAAFPGVRAVRSPSLRCPPGPKCTAPPRGHVSFPPREGATAPRLGPLMVEELQRVSPLCRRWQRWAALAASPWVLKTILRGYRLQFAAVPPRFAGIIHSQAQGESARVLQEEILSLLNKGAICVVPPTQCQSGFYSRYFLVPKRGGSGIRPILDLRALNKFLRKYKFRMLTHASLLRLVRQNDWFTSVDLKDAYFHIPIYPPHRKYLRFAFQGTCYEYRVLPFGLSLSPRVFVRCTEAAIAPLRQQGIRLATYLDDWLLLAQSRQEAMAHTRILTRHLLDLGFVINAEKSMLCPTQDIIFLGLSLDSVIFTARLSAERVRAFRACLALFHPGKSVQFRLCLRLLGLMASAILVVRLGRLHMREFQLWVASCGLDPVRHGARRVLVTPGCVRALRHWRAPSFLTRGVPMGSVLSRKVVTTDASLTGWGGIHEGRSVRGRWSVDLQRSHINFLELSAVFLSLKHFLPSLMGHHVLVRTDNTTTVAYINRQGGLRSRQLHMLARRLILWSCGRLLSLRATHVPGALNTGADLLSRGAPVYAWWTLHPEIVEQIWARYGRAAVDLFASRGNAQCALFYSLRNLDAPLGIDALAHVWPHELLYAFPPLALIPPTLSRVRDHGHALILIAPHWPAMHWLAEIYRLLCAQPWQLPLRRDLLSQGGGTVFHPHPERLALWVWPLSGSICRLWDSHSDLIDKRKAFSTVKVYLAAIAACHVGFGKQTASQHPLVCRFMKGARRLLPVSRPLVPPWDLAVVLEGLKGPPFEPLGGAGLKHLSLKTVLLLALASAKRVSDIHALSVHPSCTQLYPGDVRMILKPNPAFVPKVVGSCSPIDLVAFAASPGERRSHALCPVRAVRTYMDRTKGFRRSDQLFVSWANPHKGKPVTKQRLSHWVVEAIALAYTSQGLQTPAGLRAHSTRGLAASWALFRGVSVQDICAAASWSSPLTFVRFYMLDVSAPCVARAVLLS, from the exons ATGCAGCTGGAAGTTCCCTGttctccagctccacctgtTTGGCTTCCGAGCGTGCACTCCGGGGCCCCCCACGCCCCCATCTCCCAGCTGCCACGGACCGTGCCAGAGCAGACCGGGAGAGACGGACATCTGACGGCAGAGG TGCCGAGGGCGCAGCTAATAAAagccaaaactataaaaataaacagcgcGGTGGCGGCACCTGCTGTCCCACCCCCGGGGAAAGCTGCGGCTTTTCCCGGGGTGAGGGCAGTGAGGTCCCCGTCACTGCGTTGTCCTCCCGGGCCAAAGTGCACAGCACCGCCCAGAGGCCATGTCAGTTTTCCACCACGAGAGGGCGCCACCGCACCGCGGTTGGGACCTCTCATGGTGGAAGAGCTGCAGCGCGTCTCACCTCTCTGCCGCAGGTGGCAGAGGTGGGCTGCGCTCGCAGCTTCGCCCTGGGTGTTGAAGACGATTTTGAGGGGTTACAGGCTGCAGTTTGCCGCTGTTCCCCCTCGATTCGCCGGCATAATACACTCCCAGGCTCAGGGAGAGTCAGCTCGTGTTTTGCAAGAGGAAATCCTCTCACTGTTAAACAAAGGAGCAATCTGTGTCGTTCCTCCCACACAGTGTCAGAGCGGTTTTTACTCCAGGTACTTTCTGGTCCCAAAACGGGGGGGGAGTGGTATTCGCCCTATCCTGGATCTACGTGCTCTGAACAAATTTCTCAGGAAATACAAGTTCAGGATGCTCACACACGCATCCCTGCTGCGCCTGGTGCGACAGAACGATTGGTTCACTTCTGTCGATCTGAAAGACGCGTATTTCCACATTCCAATATATCCTCCCCACAGAAAGTATCTGAGGTTCGCTTTCCAGGGGACGTGCTACGAGTACCGCGTGCTCCCATTCGGTCTGTCTTTAAGCCCGAGGGTGTTCGTCCGGTGCACGGAAGCGGCGATAGCCCCACTGAGACAGCAGGGCATTCGCTTGGCCACATATCTGGACGATTGGCTACTTTTGGCACAATCGAGGCAGGAGGCCATGGCGCATACGCGTATTCTCACACGGCACCTATTAGACCTGGGTTTTGTGATAAACGCGGAAAAGAGCATGCTGTGCCCGACACAGGACATAATCTTTCTGGGATTATCCCTGGACTCGGTGATTTTCACGGCGCGCCTCTCGGCGGAGCGAGTGAGAGCTTTCAGAGCATGTCTCGCGCTTTTCCATCCAGGCAAATCTGTTCAATTCAGATTGTGTCTTCGATTACTCGGACTGATGGCGTCAGCCATTCTCGTGGTTCGTCTCGGTCGCCTCCACATGCGGGAATTCCAGCTCTGGGTGGCCTCATGCGGGCTGGATCCCGTGCGTCATGGCGCACGGAGAGTGTTGGTTACGCCGGGGTGCGTCAGGGCACTGCGCCACTGGCGAGCCCCGTCGTTTCTGACCCGCGGGGTGCCCATGGGCTCTGTCCTGTCCAGGAAGGTGGTCACTACGGACGCCAGCCTGACAGGGTGGGGCGGAATTCACGAGGGCCGGTCAGTGAGGGGCCGCTGGAGTGTGGACCTCCAGCGGTCTCACATAAATTTTCTGGAACTTTCAGCGGTGTTCCTCTCCCTGAAACACTTCCTTCCGTCTCTCATGGGCCATCATGTCCTGGTGAGGACGGACAATACGACGACGGTAGCGTACATCAACCGCCAAGGGGGGTTGCGCTCTCGTCAGTTGCACATGCTGGCACGCAGACTGATCCTGTGGAGCTGCGGTCGTCTCCTCTCCCTGAGGGCGACGCACGTCCCGGGGGCTCTGAACACGGGCGCAGACCTGTTGTCCAGGGGCGCGCCGGTATACGCCTGGTGGACTCTGCACCCAGAGATTGTGGAACAGATATGGGCCCGTTATGGTCGGGCCGCGGTGGATCTGTTCGCGTCAAGAGGAAATGCGCAGTGCGCGCTGTTTTACTCTCTGCGCAACCTGGATGCTCCCCTCGGCATAGACGCACTAGCGCACGTCTGGCCGCACGAGCTTCTTTACGCGTTCCCTCCCCTGGCCCTGATACCCCCCACTCTGTCCAGAGTGAGGGACCACGGCCACGCGCTGATTCTGATAGCTCCGCATTGGCCTGCAATGCATTGGCTGGCGGAGATATATCGGTTGCTGTGCGCGCAACCTTGGCAGCTCCCGCTGCGCAGGGACCTGTTATCACAGGGGGGGGGGACGGTTTTCCACCCGCACCCAGAACGCCTGGCGCTGTGGGTTTGGCCCCTGAGTGGTTCAATTTGTCGGCTGTGGGACTCCCACAGC GACCTGATTGACAAACGAAAAGCCTTCTCCACAGTTAAAGTGTACTTGGCAGCTATAGCCGCCTGTCACGTGGGGTTTGGGAAACAAACAGCGAGCCAGCACCCGCTGGTTTGCCGTTTTATGAAGGGAGCGCGCAGGCTTCTCCCCGTGTCCAGACCGCTGGTGCCACCATGGGATCTGGCTGTGGTTCTGGAGGGGCTCAAGGGTCCTCCTTTTGAGCCGCTGGGGGGAGCAGGCTTGAAACACCTGTCTCTCAAGACAGTGTTGTTACTGGCTCTGGCTTCGGCTAAACGGGTTAGTGACATCCATGCGCTTTCGGTGCATCCATCATGCACTCAGCTTTACCCGGGGGATGTGAGGATGATTTTGAAGCCCAACCCGGCCTTTGTGCCTAAGGTAGTGGGCTCATGTTCTCCTATTGACCTTGTGGCCTTTGCTGCCTCGCCTGGAGAGCGGCGGTCACATGCGTTATGTCCAGTCCGTGCGGTGCGCACTTACATGGACAGGACTAAGGGTTTCAGGAGGAGcgatcagctgtttgtctccTGGGCTAATCCTCATAAGGGGAAACCTGTCACAAAGCAGCGCCTGTCCCACTGGGTCGTGGAGGCGATTGCTTTGGCTTATACGAGTCAGGGTTTGCAGACACCTGCGGGTCTGCGGGCGCACTCGACTCGGGGCTTGGCCGCATCCTGGGCCTTATTCAGGGGAGTTTCTGTTCAGGACATCTGTGCTGCAGCGAGTTGGTCCTCGCCTCTCACTTTTGTCCGTTTTTATATGCTGGACGTCTCCGCTCCGTGCGTGGCACGCGCGGTTTTGCTGTCCTGA